A single Mytilus trossulus isolate FHL-02 chromosome 12, PNRI_Mtr1.1.1.hap1, whole genome shotgun sequence DNA region contains:
- the LOC134692023 gene encoding uncharacterized protein LOC134692023, which produces MHIQQIQDIQLQPGNANFDIKGCTINGDKVLFTDKGNRRIIVHDVTGRHVEDIPLSAEPFGITAIDDNMVAVTFGRKQYFEIINIDTKAVTKRTTDGNSWGITYENGNLYMIVDGHMHGINVAIMTSSGELFKMIPVSTDFDQTENVAVNGDSIFFTVFIPKDIVCMDVNGAVQWQFQKNIFNQPRGVTTDTDGNIFVAGFSSHNVIAVQKSGREGNEILDENEGLSYPTSIYCDKKNNRLLVSNLNNGHAYLFNIVYS; this is translated from the coding sequence ATGcatattcaacaaattcaagaTATCCAACTGCAGCCTGGTAATGCAAATTTTGATATCAAGGGTTGCACCATTAATGGCGATAAGGTTCTATTTACCGACAAAGGTAATCGTCGGATAATAGTACACGATGTAACAGGCCGTCATGTAGAAGACATTCCTCTATCAGCAGAACCGTTTGGTATTACAGCCATAGATGATAACATGGTAGCCGTTACATTTGGCAGGAAGCAGtactttgaaattataaatatcgATACCAAAGCCGTTACTAAAAGAACAACTGACGGAAACAGCTGGGGAATTACGTATGAGAATGGAAACTTATATATGATCGTCGATGGTCATATGCATGGTATCAATGTCGCTATTATGACGTCATCGGGagaactttttaaaatgatacCGGTCAGCACAGACTTTGACCAAACGGAAAATGTAGCAGTAAATGGAGATAGCATATTTTTCACAGTATTCATTCCTAAAGATATTGTATGCATGGATGTGAACGGTGCTGTTCAATGGCAGTTCCAAAAGAACATTTTTAACCAGCCAAGGGGAGTAACTACTGACACTGACGGAAATATTTTTGTAGCTGGATTTTCCTCACATAATGTGATTGCTGTACAGAAGAGTGGGCGCGAGGGTAATGAGATACTAGATGAGAATGAAGGTTTAAGCTATCCCACATCAATTTATTGCGATAAGAAGAATAACAGATTGCTAGTTAGTAATTTGAACAATGGA